The Pseudomonas iranensis genome includes a window with the following:
- a CDS encoding GGDEF domain-containing protein: MVNNNQKDTTFTQWPEAAQTLMALMHAQGEVARLSEREQLISSLLVSVNAVLWAFNWETRQVLYVSPAYERIFGRSAALVLADYNQWRDSIYPDDLEYAEQSLAEVLHRGAVEDREYRIIAADGQVRWLSDKCFINRQDEPGQPVIIVGIAEDITDKKHMETELQRLATTDVLTQSSNRRHFFECAHREFAEARRQGTPLAFLLLDIDDFKVINDSYGHPEGDNVLQRIAECGRGSLRRGDLFGRIGGEEFAAVFPGCAPEMAVQVAERLQQEIQRLRFNHDGQAFSITVSQGLTNLTDEDKSLDSLFARADAAMYEAKRQGKNRIIAV, from the coding sequence ATGGTCAACAACAACCAGAAAGACACAACCTTCACCCAATGGCCCGAGGCCGCGCAAACGCTGATGGCGCTGATGCATGCGCAGGGCGAAGTCGCGCGCCTGAGCGAGCGCGAACAATTGATCAGTTCGCTGCTGGTCAGCGTCAACGCCGTGCTCTGGGCTTTCAACTGGGAAACCCGGCAGGTGCTGTACGTCAGTCCGGCCTATGAGCGGATCTTCGGCCGTTCCGCCGCGCTTGTGCTGGCTGACTACAACCAGTGGCGTGACAGCATTTACCCCGATGATCTGGAGTACGCTGAACAAAGCCTTGCCGAAGTCCTGCACCGAGGTGCGGTGGAAGATCGCGAGTACCGCATCATCGCGGCCGATGGCCAGGTGCGCTGGCTCAGCGACAAATGCTTTATCAATCGCCAGGACGAGCCCGGGCAGCCGGTGATCATCGTCGGCATCGCCGAAGACATCACCGACAAAAAACACATGGAAACCGAGCTGCAACGCTTGGCCACCACCGATGTGCTGACGCAAAGCAGCAACCGCCGCCACTTCTTCGAATGCGCCCACCGCGAGTTCGCCGAGGCGCGGCGCCAAGGCACACCGCTGGCCTTCCTGCTGCTGGACATCGACGATTTCAAAGTGATCAACGACAGCTACGGCCACCCCGAAGGCGACAATGTGCTGCAACGGATCGCCGAATGCGGGCGCGGCTCATTGCGCCGTGGCGACCTGTTCGGGCGGATTGGCGGTGAGGAGTTCGCCGCGGTGTTTCCCGGCTGCGCGCCGGAGATGGCCGTGCAAGTGGCGGAGCGCCTGCAACAGGAGATCCAGCGACTGCGCTTCAACCACGACGGCCAAGCATTCAGCATCACCGTAAGCCAGGGCCTGACCAACCTCACCGACGAAGACAAGAGCCTGGACAGCCTGTTCGCCCGCGCGGATGCCGCGATGTACGAGGCGAAACGGCAGGGCAAAAACCGGATCATTGCGGTCTGA